The following coding sequences are from one Streptomyces sp. NBC_01232 window:
- the chpH gene encoding chaplin ChpH — MIKKVVAAAAATGGLVLAGAGLAHADAGAQGAAIGSPGVLSGNVLQVPVHVPVNVCGNTVSVIGLLNPAFGNTCVNA, encoded by the coding sequence ATGATCAAGAAGGTTGTCGCCGCTGCGGCTGCCACCGGTGGCCTGGTTCTCGCGGGTGCGGGTCTGGCCCACGCCGATGCGGGTGCGCAGGGTGCGGCCATCGGTTCGCCCGGTGTCCTGTCCGGCAACGTGCTGCAGGTTCCCGTCCACGTTCCCGTGAACGTCTGCGGTAACACGGTCTCCGTCATCGGCCTGCTGAACCCGGCCTTCGGCAACACCTGCGTCAACGCCTGA
- a CDS encoding M20/M25/M40 family metallo-hydrolase has protein sequence MSESSTGRTVSGEDEVVDLCRDLIRIDTSNYGDHSGPGERKAAEWVAEKLAEVGLEPQIFESHKGRASTVARIEGEDPSRPALLIHGHTDVVPANAADWTYDPFAGEIADGCVWGRGAVDMKDMDAMTLAVVRDRMRSGRKPPRDIVLAFLADEEAGGIYGARHLVDKHPGLFEGVTEAIGEVGGFSFTVNENLRLYLVETAQKGMHWMRLTVEGTAGHGSMTNSDNAITELCEAVGRLGRHQWPVRVTKTVRSFLDELSDALGTPLDPDNMDATLAKLGGIAKMVGATLRNSAAPTMLGAGYKVNVIPGQATAHVDGRFLPGYEDEFFADLDRILGPRVKREDVHGDKALETDFDGRLVDAMQGALKAEDPIARAVPYMLSGGTDAKSFDDLGIRCFGFAPLQLPPELDFAGMFHGVDERVPVDGLKFGVRVLDRFIDNA, from the coding sequence GTGAGCGAGTCGAGCACGGGCAGGACCGTCTCCGGCGAGGACGAGGTGGTCGACCTCTGCCGGGACCTCATCCGGATCGACACCAGCAACTACGGGGACCACTCGGGCCCCGGGGAGCGCAAGGCGGCGGAGTGGGTCGCCGAGAAGCTCGCCGAGGTCGGGCTGGAGCCGCAGATCTTCGAATCGCACAAGGGGCGCGCCTCGACCGTGGCGCGCATCGAGGGCGAGGACCCCTCGCGGCCGGCGCTGCTGATCCACGGGCACACCGACGTGGTTCCGGCCAACGCCGCCGACTGGACCTACGACCCCTTCGCGGGCGAGATCGCCGACGGTTGCGTGTGGGGCCGCGGCGCCGTCGACATGAAGGACATGGACGCGATGACGCTGGCCGTCGTGCGCGACCGAATGCGCAGCGGCCGCAAGCCCCCGCGGGACATCGTGCTGGCCTTCCTCGCCGACGAGGAGGCGGGCGGCATCTACGGGGCCCGGCACCTCGTCGACAAGCACCCGGGCCTGTTCGAGGGCGTCACCGAGGCGATCGGAGAGGTCGGCGGCTTCTCCTTCACGGTCAACGAGAACCTGCGCCTCTACCTCGTGGAGACCGCGCAGAAGGGCATGCACTGGATGCGGCTCACGGTGGAGGGCACCGCGGGCCACGGCTCCATGACCAACAGCGACAACGCCATCACGGAGCTCTGCGAGGCCGTCGGCAGGCTCGGCCGCCACCAGTGGCCGGTCCGCGTGACCAAGACGGTGCGCAGCTTCCTGGACGAGCTCTCGGACGCGCTCGGGACCCCCTTGGACCCGGACAACATGGACGCGACGCTCGCCAAGCTCGGCGGCATCGCCAAGATGGTCGGCGCGACGCTGCGCAACTCGGCAGCCCCGACGATGCTCGGCGCCGGCTACAAGGTCAACGTCATCCCCGGCCAGGCGACGGCCCACGTCGACGGCCGCTTCCTGCCGGGCTACGAGGACGAGTTCTTCGCCGACCTGGACCGGATCCTCGGTCCGCGCGTGAAGCGGGAGGACGTGCACGGCGACAAGGCGCTGGAGACGGACTTCGACGGCAGGCTGGTGGACGCCATGCAGGGCGCCCTGAAGGCCGAGGACCCGATCGCGCGGGCGGTGCCGTACATGCTCTCGGGCGGTACGGACGCCAAGTCCTTCGACGACCTCGGCATCCGCTGCTTCGGCTTCGCGCCGCTGCAGCTGCCGCCGGAGCTGGACTTCGCCGGGATGTTCCACGGCGTGGACGAGCGGGTGCCGGTCGACGGACTCAAGTTCGGTGTGCGGGTGCTCGACCGATTCATCGACAACGCCTGA